From Micromonospora rhizosphaerae, the proteins below share one genomic window:
- a CDS encoding alpha/beta hydrolase family protein, with the protein MLNSTTRLVRRLLAAAASLTLMVGLAGAAPAVAADHDDGSQPLPGYTINNPPLTPLTVNGAPTTVRQGVHEHAGYIIEVPARWNGDLVMWTHGYRGQTTVLSPETPAFGLRERMLEQGYAWASSSYYRNGLDIRAGVLSTKDLADLFGRTVEQPKRVLMAGVSMGGYIIGRSLEQYPGYYDGALPLCGVLGDHDLLDFFLDYNLVAQALAEVPAYPTPTDYLTNAVPRIQVALGLAGLKPAGPDTTNERGKQLRAITINRSGGERPGAEASFAIWKDFLFAISTTNGGDSPAQQPGQLATNLLTSYTPNSPVDVNATVQRVAAENLWQRRSPTLTEVPRISGRPTAPVVSLHDLGDLFVPFSMEQAYARDAAWHGRSRLVVQRAIRATQHCEFTPAEAGAAWDDLTSWVRTGGRPEGDDVTDPEAVAAPDFGCRFSDRVAYAAGVGTRRLYTPCA; encoded by the coding sequence ATGCTGAACTCAACCACCCGTCTGGTCCGTCGGCTGCTCGCCGCCGCCGCTTCCCTGACCCTCATGGTCGGGCTCGCCGGCGCGGCGCCGGCCGTCGCCGCCGACCACGACGACGGCAGCCAGCCGCTGCCCGGCTACACCATCAACAACCCACCGCTGACGCCGCTGACCGTGAACGGCGCCCCGACCACCGTGCGCCAGGGCGTACACGAACACGCCGGCTACATCATCGAGGTCCCCGCGCGGTGGAACGGCGACCTGGTGATGTGGACGCACGGCTACCGCGGCCAGACCACGGTGCTCTCGCCGGAAACGCCGGCGTTCGGCCTACGCGAGCGGATGCTGGAGCAGGGCTACGCCTGGGCGTCGTCGTCCTACTACCGCAACGGCTTGGACATCCGCGCCGGCGTGCTCAGCACCAAGGATCTCGCCGACCTCTTCGGTCGTACCGTCGAGCAGCCGAAGCGGGTCCTGATGGCCGGGGTGTCGATGGGCGGCTACATCATTGGCCGGTCGCTGGAGCAGTACCCGGGCTACTACGACGGGGCGCTGCCGTTGTGCGGGGTGCTCGGCGACCACGATCTGCTCGACTTCTTCCTGGACTACAACCTGGTCGCGCAGGCGCTCGCCGAGGTGCCCGCCTACCCGACGCCCACCGACTACCTGACCAACGCGGTGCCGCGGATCCAGGTGGCGCTGGGCCTGGCCGGGCTGAAGCCCGCCGGGCCGGACACCACCAACGAGCGCGGCAAGCAGCTGCGGGCCATCACCATCAACCGCTCCGGCGGGGAGCGACCCGGCGCCGAGGCCTCCTTCGCGATCTGGAAGGACTTCCTCTTCGCGATCAGCACCACCAACGGCGGCGACTCCCCCGCCCAGCAGCCGGGCCAGCTCGCCACCAACCTGCTCACCAGCTACACACCGAACAGCCCGGTCGACGTCAACGCCACGGTGCAGCGGGTCGCCGCGGAGAATCTCTGGCAGCGCCGGTCGCCCACCCTGACCGAGGTGCCGCGGATCAGTGGCCGGCCGACCGCGCCGGTGGTCAGCCTGCACGACCTCGGTGACCTCTTCGTGCCGTTCTCCATGGAGCAGGCGTACGCCCGGGACGCGGCGTGGCACGGGCGGAGCCGGCTGGTGGTGCAGCGGGCCATCCGGGCCACGCAGCACTGCGAGTTCACCCCGGCCGAAGCCGGCGCCGCCTGGGACGACCTGACTTCATGGGTACGCACCGGCGGGCGCCCGGAGGGCGACGACGTGACGGACCCGGAGGCGGTTGCCGCGCCCGACTTCGGCTGCCGGTTCAGCGACCGGGTCGCGTACGCCGCCGGCGTCGGCACCCGCCGCCTCTACACGCCCTGCGCCTGA
- a CDS encoding pirin family protein, which yields MSTESLPAQTLPPGVAPADPGSVLLPGHDVPLGRYTTVRRLLPQRQRRMVGAWCFVDHFGPDDVAERPGMEVPPHPHTGLQTVTWLLDGEILHRDSLGNVQPIRPGQLNVMTSGHGIAHSERSPVEHPPVMHGVQLWVALPDPARAGAADFAHHAELPRWRDGDLDVTLLVGEAGGERSPAVVHTPLVGAQLEVRGPVPVALPLRRDFEYGLLAMSGSAEVDEVPLAPGALLYLGAGRDALTLRAAPGSRLLLLGGVPFDEPLVMWWNFVGRSHEEIAAAREDWMAGRRFGVVADDPAPPLPAPALPTTRLKARDRRGGTIG from the coding sequence GTGAGTACCGAATCCCTGCCGGCGCAGACCCTCCCACCGGGCGTGGCCCCCGCCGACCCGGGCAGCGTGCTGCTGCCCGGCCACGACGTGCCGCTCGGCCGCTACACGACGGTGCGGCGGCTGCTACCGCAGCGGCAGCGCCGGATGGTCGGCGCCTGGTGCTTCGTCGACCATTTCGGACCGGACGACGTCGCCGAGCGGCCCGGCATGGAGGTGCCGCCGCACCCGCACACCGGTCTCCAGACGGTCACCTGGCTGCTCGACGGGGAGATCCTGCACCGGGACAGCCTCGGCAACGTGCAGCCGATCCGTCCCGGCCAGCTCAACGTGATGACCTCCGGCCACGGCATCGCCCACTCGGAGCGGTCGCCGGTGGAGCATCCGCCGGTGATGCACGGCGTTCAGCTCTGGGTGGCGCTGCCCGATCCGGCGCGGGCGGGCGCGGCGGATTTCGCGCACCACGCGGAGCTGCCCCGCTGGCGTGACGGTGACCTGGACGTCACCCTGCTGGTCGGCGAGGCCGGCGGCGAGCGGTCTCCGGCCGTGGTGCACACCCCGCTGGTCGGCGCGCAGCTGGAGGTGCGCGGCCCGGTGCCGGTCGCGCTGCCGCTGCGCCGCGACTTCGAGTACGGGCTGCTGGCGATGTCGGGCTCCGCCGAGGTCGACGAGGTGCCGCTCGCCCCGGGCGCGCTGCTCTACCTGGGCGCCGGCCGGGACGCACTGACCCTGCGGGCCGCCCCGGGCAGCCGGCTGCTGCTGCTCGGCGGCGTGCCCTTCGACGAGCCCCTCGTCATGTGGTGGAACTTCGTCGGCCGCTCGCACGAGGAGATCGCCGCCGCCCGCGAGGACTGGATGGCCGGCCGCCGGTTCGGGGTGGTGGCCGATGACCCGGCGCCGCCGCTGCCGGCCCCGGCGTTGCCCACCACCCGGCTCAAGGCCCGGGATCGCCGCGGTGGCACCATCGGCTGA
- a CDS encoding DUF1345 domain-containing protein — MRGPLLPRAPDGHTPASVQLAVMGVVGVVSGGLFAVLVSPGLGPLIGWDAAALSWLALVWHRVWPLNAERTARLAVHEDPNRATRDVLLFGACLASLLAVGVVLTTAHAARPGLSRDVYAGLGVVSVLLSWFVVHTLYTFRYARIYYTGDDGGVDFHQAEPPNYSDFTYLAFTIGATFQVSDTDVTSNEMRRTVLRHALVSYLFGAVIIAATVNLLAGLAR, encoded by the coding sequence GTGAGAGGCCCGCTGCTGCCCCGCGCGCCGGACGGGCACACCCCGGCGTCGGTGCAGCTCGCGGTGATGGGCGTGGTGGGGGTGGTGTCGGGTGGGCTGTTCGCGGTGCTGGTCTCGCCGGGTCTCGGTCCGCTCATCGGATGGGACGCCGCCGCGCTGAGCTGGCTGGCTCTGGTCTGGCACCGGGTCTGGCCGCTGAACGCGGAACGGACGGCGAGGCTGGCCGTGCACGAGGATCCCAACCGGGCGACCCGGGACGTGCTGCTGTTCGGCGCTTGTCTGGCCAGCCTGCTGGCGGTCGGCGTGGTGCTGACCACCGCGCACGCCGCCCGACCCGGACTCTCCCGGGACGTCTACGCCGGGCTCGGCGTGGTGAGCGTGCTGCTCTCCTGGTTCGTCGTACACACGCTGTACACCTTCAGGTATGCCCGGATCTACTACACGGGCGACGACGGTGGGGTGGACTTCCACCAGGCCGAGCCGCCCAACTACTCCGACTTCACGTACCTGGCGTTCACCATCGGGGCGACCTTCCAGGTGTCCGACACGGATGTGACCAGCAATGAGATGCGCCGGACGGTGCTGCGGCACGCGCTGGTGTCATACCTGTTCGGGGCGGTCATCATCGCGGCGACCGTGAACCTGCTGGCCGGCCTGGCGCGGTGA
- a CDS encoding DUF2795 domain-containing protein translates to MATYSDVLQYLSALDYPAEKDDVVREAEREGAPQEVLQALRALPPGLYYENGNQVARSAGIDAAPEVNPSQRAAQARDRRQRVSQHLRGI, encoded by the coding sequence ATGGCGACTTACAGCGACGTCCTGCAGTACCTGTCGGCCCTGGACTACCCGGCCGAGAAGGACGACGTCGTCCGCGAGGCCGAACGGGAGGGCGCGCCGCAGGAGGTGTTGCAGGCCCTTCGGGCGTTGCCTCCGGGTCTCTACTACGAAAACGGCAACCAGGTCGCCCGGTCGGCCGGCATCGACGCCGCCCCCGAGGTCAACCCGTCGCAGCGGGCGGCGCAGGCCCGGGACAGGCGCCAGCGGGTCTCGCAGCACCTGCGCGGCATCTGA
- a CDS encoding DUF2267 domain-containing protein, with translation MNYDTFVDQVAQRTRTSSERAVELTRATLETLSERLTGGEVLDLAAQLPKPLQLVLKPSPGTEAADRFGAAEFVARVGQRARLDENGARDAVRAVFTTLREAVSGGEFDDLVVQMPRDYREMVEPVLAPGATLRR, from the coding sequence ATGAACTACGACACCTTCGTGGACCAGGTCGCGCAGCGGACGCGGACGTCCTCGGAGCGGGCGGTCGAGCTGACCCGGGCCACGTTGGAGACGCTGAGCGAGCGGTTGACCGGCGGCGAGGTGCTCGACCTCGCCGCCCAGTTGCCGAAACCCCTTCAGCTGGTGTTGAAGCCGAGCCCCGGCACCGAGGCGGCTGACCGGTTCGGCGCGGCCGAGTTCGTCGCCCGGGTCGGGCAGCGGGCCCGGCTCGACGAGAACGGGGCTCGCGACGCGGTTCGGGCGGTCTTCACCACGTTGCGCGAGGCGGTCAGCGGCGGCGAGTTCGACGACCTGGTGGTCCAGATGCCGCGCGACTACCGGGAGATGGTGGAGCCGGTGCTCGCCCCGGGAGCCACCCTGCGCCGGTAG
- a CDS encoding CaiB/BaiF CoA transferase family protein, with product MTDDVAAPTGPLTGVRVIELAGIGPGPFAAMMLADLGADVVRVDRTTPAGFGSPPGDLLNRGRRSVAVDLKSAEGREVVLALVAGADALLEGFRPGVTERLGLGPADCLAVNPRLVYGRMTGWGQDGPLAPYAGHDIDYLALTGALHGIGRAGERPVPPMNLLGDFGGGGMMLALGVVAALYAVRAGAAGQVVDAAIVDGVSVLATQIHSLRQLGMWQDQRGVNLLDGGAPFYDTYECADGRYLAVGALEPRFYDELVRLTGFPLPGDEALDRTDPANWPALREAWGRLFRTRTRDEWTALLNESDACVAPVLDWREAPEHQHLAARGVFVEHDGVTQPAPAPRFSGTPTGVRRPPPRPGEHTDEVLAEAGLDAERIAALRAGGVVG from the coding sequence ATGACCGACGACGTTGCCGCCCCGACCGGCCCGCTCACCGGCGTACGGGTGATCGAGCTGGCCGGCATCGGTCCCGGCCCGTTCGCCGCGATGATGCTGGCCGACCTGGGGGCGGACGTGGTCCGGGTGGACCGGACCACGCCGGCCGGGTTCGGCAGCCCGCCCGGCGACCTGTTGAACCGGGGCCGGCGCTCGGTGGCGGTGGACCTCAAGTCGGCCGAGGGCCGGGAGGTGGTGCTGGCCCTGGTCGCCGGGGCGGACGCCCTGCTCGAGGGGTTCCGCCCAGGGGTCACCGAGCGGCTCGGCCTGGGCCCGGCCGACTGCCTCGCGGTCAACCCGCGGCTGGTCTACGGCCGGATGACCGGCTGGGGCCAGGACGGCCCGCTGGCGCCGTACGCCGGGCACGACATCGACTACCTCGCGCTCACCGGCGCGCTGCACGGCATCGGCCGGGCCGGGGAGCGCCCGGTGCCGCCGATGAACCTGCTCGGCGACTTCGGTGGCGGCGGGATGATGCTCGCCCTCGGCGTGGTCGCCGCCCTGTACGCCGTCCGCGCCGGCGCCGCCGGCCAGGTGGTCGACGCGGCCATCGTGGACGGCGTGTCGGTGCTCGCCACCCAGATCCACTCGCTCCGCCAGCTCGGCATGTGGCAGGACCAGCGCGGGGTGAACCTGCTCGACGGCGGCGCACCCTTCTACGACACGTACGAGTGCGCGGACGGGCGGTACCTCGCCGTCGGCGCCCTGGAGCCGCGGTTCTACGACGAGCTGGTCCGGCTCACCGGCTTCCCGCTCCCCGGCGACGAGGCACTGGACCGGACCGACCCGGCGAACTGGCCGGCGCTGCGCGAGGCGTGGGGCCGGCTGTTCCGCACCCGTACCCGGGACGAGTGGACGGCGCTGCTGAACGAGTCGGACGCCTGCGTCGCGCCCGTGCTGGACTGGCGGGAGGCGCCGGAGCATCAGCACCTGGCCGCCCGGGGCGTCTTCGTCGAGCACGACGGGGTCACCCAGCCGGCCCCGGCGCCGCGCTTCTCCGGCACCCCGACTGGCGTACGGCGGCCGCCGCCCCGGCCGGGCGAGCACACCGACGAGGTGCTGGCCGAGGCCGGCCTCGACGCCGAGCGGATCGCGGCTCTGCGCGCCGGGGGCGTCGTCGGCTGA
- a CDS encoding glycosyltransferase family 4 protein, protein MADDRIRVAMLHGPGRPDHDGVSDYVDHLLVALAEVDVEATAVAVRPGGRGSSVRWLAATVQAAREVRRLRPDLVHVQFAPSAYRFSGLPGLLPLRLPRDIPLVTTLHEYGWWAAPGWLPARCWSPVERARLWDRETGRLVPASAAVVVTNGGHGTAVRDRTGVTPVHIPIAPNVTDHSGATSAGWRLREELGLSEGAPLLAFFGFVHPVKGLRYLIEALPELHRAYPDLRLLVVGGFTSQALPEAEARAYRAELDELARRCAVADVVTFAGHLPAERVSAALHAADMVVLPFTAGVSTKSGALLTALAHGVPTAATVPDPGDDEPHRNGAVAVIRHRRDSAAIVSAVGRLLADPVLRRRLAERGRAFVAPYSWPRVAGAHRDLYRRVLGRHGG, encoded by the coding sequence GTGGCCGACGACCGGATCCGGGTGGCCATGCTGCACGGTCCCGGGCGCCCCGACCACGACGGCGTGAGCGACTACGTCGACCACCTGCTCGTCGCCCTGGCCGAGGTGGACGTCGAGGCCACCGCCGTCGCGGTCCGTCCGGGCGGGCGAGGGTCGTCCGTCCGCTGGCTCGCCGCCACCGTGCAGGCCGCGCGCGAGGTGCGCCGGCTCCGCCCGGACCTGGTCCACGTGCAGTTCGCGCCGTCGGCGTACCGGTTCTCCGGACTGCCCGGACTGCTGCCGCTGCGGCTGCCCCGGGACATCCCGCTGGTGACCACGCTGCACGAGTACGGCTGGTGGGCCGCACCCGGCTGGCTGCCGGCGAGGTGCTGGTCTCCAGTGGAACGCGCGCGGCTCTGGGACCGGGAGACCGGGCGGCTGGTCCCGGCCAGCGCCGCCGTGGTGGTGACCAACGGCGGGCACGGCACGGCCGTCCGGGACCGGACCGGAGTGACACCGGTGCACATCCCGATCGCCCCGAACGTCACCGACCATTCCGGCGCGACGAGCGCGGGTTGGCGGCTGCGGGAGGAGCTGGGGCTGTCCGAGGGCGCCCCGCTGCTGGCCTTCTTCGGCTTCGTGCACCCGGTCAAGGGGCTGCGGTATCTGATCGAGGCGCTGCCCGAGCTGCACCGGGCCTATCCCGATCTGCGGCTGCTGGTGGTCGGCGGGTTCACCTCGCAGGCCCTGCCGGAGGCCGAGGCGCGGGCGTACCGGGCAGAGCTGGACGAACTGGCCCGGCGGTGCGCGGTCGCCGACGTGGTCACCTTCGCCGGGCACCTGCCGGCCGAGCGGGTCTCCGCCGCGCTGCACGCCGCCGACATGGTCGTGCTGCCGTTCACCGCCGGGGTGAGCACCAAGAGCGGGGCGCTGCTCACCGCGTTGGCGCACGGCGTGCCGACCGCGGCCACCGTGCCGGACCCCGGTGACGACGAGCCGCACCGCAACGGCGCGGTAGCGGTGATCCGGCACCGTCGGGACAGTGCCGCCATCGTCAGCGCCGTCGGGCGGCTGCTCGCCGACCCGGTGCTGCGCCGCCGGCTGGCCGAACGGGGCAGGGCCTTCGTCGCCCCGTACTCCTGGCCCCGGGTGGCTGGCGCGCACCGCGACCTCTACCGCCGGGTGCTGGGCCGTCACGGTGGCTGA
- a CDS encoding glycosyltransferase family 9 protein: MAEAYAEILVVDLLGGMGDLLMLLPAVHGLARRNPRARLRVLTHEPGAELVRADPAVTEVRTPRHGRPGAERAAVVEALTESRPDLAVTTTRYDGIPDLLTASGARCVTDLWRRPPPDQPVGTRYLEILHVEGLLDRVDLTALPRVHVEEEARAAGERTVARLVGDPVAPPVVLVNDAGMAVKRWPRRHWRELSAALTERGHPVLTVGADEDPPGVPLPRGDLPTLAGQFKAVGRRGGVVVGPDTGPVRLAAASGAATVALFGATDARRYGIGGVDLQGSPSCPHRQPTAITEQPCWWEAACPLDRTGPACMADLGVPVVLDAVLDATGAAAGRCLANQPRLP; encoded by the coding sequence GTGGCTGAGGCGTACGCGGAGATCCTGGTGGTGGATCTGCTCGGCGGGATGGGCGACCTGCTGATGCTGCTGCCCGCCGTGCACGGCCTGGCCCGCCGCAACCCCCGCGCCCGGTTGCGGGTGCTCACCCACGAGCCGGGCGCCGAGCTCGTCCGGGCGGATCCGGCGGTGACCGAGGTGCGGACCCCGCGGCACGGCCGCCCGGGCGCGGAGCGGGCGGCCGTGGTCGAGGCGCTCACCGAGAGCCGGCCGGACCTGGCGGTGACCACCACCCGGTACGACGGCATCCCCGACCTGCTGACCGCCTCCGGCGCCCGGTGCGTGACCGACCTGTGGCGACGGCCGCCGCCGGACCAGCCGGTCGGGACCCGCTACCTGGAGATCCTGCACGTGGAGGGACTGCTGGACCGGGTCGACCTGACGGCCCTGCCGCGGGTGCACGTCGAAGAGGAGGCCCGGGCGGCCGGCGAGCGGACGGTGGCCCGGCTGGTCGGCGACCCGGTCGCGCCCCCGGTGGTGCTGGTCAACGACGCCGGGATGGCGGTGAAGCGCTGGCCGCGGCGGCACTGGCGGGAGCTGTCGGCGGCGCTGACCGAGCGGGGCCACCCGGTGCTCACCGTGGGGGCGGACGAGGACCCGCCCGGCGTTCCGCTGCCCCGGGGCGACCTGCCGACGCTGGCCGGACAGTTCAAGGCGGTGGGCCGGCGGGGCGGGGTGGTGGTCGGCCCGGACACCGGGCCGGTCCGGCTCGCCGCGGCCTCGGGCGCCGCCACGGTCGCCCTCTTCGGCGCCACCGACGCCCGCCGGTACGGCATCGGCGGCGTCGACCTGCAGGGGTCGCCGAGCTGCCCGCATCGCCAGCCGACCGCGATCACCGAGCAGCCCTGCTGGTGGGAGGCGGCCTGCCCGCTGGATCGGACCGGCCCGGCGTGCATGGCCGACCTGGGCGTGCCGGTCGTCCTCGACGCCGTGCTCGACGCCACCGGCGCGGCGGCGGGGCGCTGTTTGGCGAACCAACCAAGGTTGCCCTAA
- a CDS encoding TerC/Alx family metal homeostasis membrane protein: MTDLSYLSAGELSSVGTPALWAVTIAGVLALLVLDFLITRRPHEVKMREALGWSAFYIALPLAFGGWVWARYGSELGVQYLTGYLVEKSLSVDNLFVFMLLLAAFAVPTVLAQRVLLYGIAGALVLRAVFIALGAAALQTLDFAFLLFSVILIVTAIKLLRDAVSGHEQKIDINTMRSVRLLRRIMPVTDEYQGTRMTVRQEGRRTLTPLALVVVAVLATDVVFAVDSVPAVYGITEDPYLVFATNAFALLGLRALYFVLHAALSRLVHLSYGLAIILAFIGLKLGLHWAHGIWEGVPQIPTLASLGFIIGVLVVVTLTSLRATRDDTSEANKAVAERH, from the coding sequence ATGACCGATCTGTCGTACCTGTCCGCCGGGGAGCTGTCCTCGGTCGGTACGCCCGCGCTCTGGGCCGTGACCATCGCCGGCGTGCTCGCCCTGCTGGTACTGGATTTCCTCATCACCCGCCGCCCGCACGAGGTGAAGATGCGGGAGGCGCTGGGCTGGTCGGCGTTCTACATCGCGCTGCCGCTCGCCTTCGGCGGCTGGGTCTGGGCCCGGTACGGCTCCGAGCTAGGCGTCCAGTACCTGACCGGCTACCTGGTGGAGAAGTCGCTCTCGGTCGACAACCTCTTCGTCTTCATGCTGCTGCTGGCCGCCTTCGCGGTGCCCACCGTGCTCGCCCAGCGGGTGCTGCTCTACGGCATCGCCGGCGCGCTGGTGCTCCGGGCCGTCTTCATCGCTCTCGGCGCGGCCGCCCTGCAGACCCTCGACTTCGCCTTCCTGCTCTTCTCCGTCATCCTCATCGTCACCGCGATCAAGCTGCTGCGGGACGCCGTCTCCGGCCACGAGCAGAAGATCGACATCAACACGATGCGGTCGGTGCGGCTGCTCCGCAGGATCATGCCGGTCACCGACGAGTACCAGGGCACGCGGATGACCGTCCGGCAGGAGGGCCGCCGAACGCTCACCCCGCTGGCGCTGGTGGTCGTCGCGGTGCTCGCCACCGACGTGGTGTTCGCCGTCGACTCAGTGCCCGCCGTCTACGGCATCACCGAGGACCCGTACCTGGTCTTCGCCACCAACGCGTTCGCCCTGCTCGGCCTGCGGGCCCTCTACTTCGTGCTGCACGCGGCGCTCAGCCGGCTGGTGCACCTCAGCTACGGCCTGGCCATCATCCTCGCCTTCATCGGCCTCAAGCTCGGCCTGCACTGGGCGCACGGCATCTGGGAGGGCGTGCCGCAGATTCCCACCCTGGCCTCGCTCGGCTTCATCATCGGCGTCCTGGTGGTCGTGACGCTGACCAGCCTGCGGGCCACCCGCGACGACACGTCCGAGGCCAACAAGGCCGTCGCCGAGCGGCACTGA
- a CDS encoding sulfite oxidase-like oxidoreductase, producing the protein MSPGFQGRPRTAEPALPPGQYLTEDFPVLSAGPTPKVPLDTWEFVITTETGAEFRWSWTELMGLPQETATVDIHCVTRWSKLATNWQGVSLDTLLEGIDTDAHYALAHSYGGYTTNLPLDDLRGGRAWVAHTYDGSPLPAEHGGPARLLVPHLYFWKSAKWVRGVRLKTVDEPGFWETAGYHDYGDPWREQRYQGD; encoded by the coding sequence GTGTCGCCGGGCTTCCAAGGCCGACCCCGTACTGCCGAGCCGGCCCTGCCGCCGGGGCAGTACCTGACCGAGGACTTCCCCGTGCTCTCCGCCGGCCCGACGCCGAAGGTGCCGCTGGACACCTGGGAGTTCGTCATCACCACCGAGACCGGCGCGGAATTCCGCTGGTCCTGGACGGAGCTGATGGGCCTGCCGCAGGAGACGGCGACGGTGGACATCCACTGCGTCACGCGCTGGTCGAAGCTCGCCACCAACTGGCAGGGGGTCTCGCTGGACACCCTGCTCGAGGGGATCGACACCGACGCGCACTACGCGCTGGCCCACTCCTACGGCGGGTACACCACCAACCTGCCGCTCGACGACCTGCGCGGCGGCCGGGCCTGGGTGGCGCACACCTACGACGGCAGCCCGCTCCCCGCCGAGCACGGCGGACCCGCCCGGCTGCTGGTGCCGCACCTTTACTTCTGGAAGTCGGCGAAGTGGGTGCGCGGCGTCCGGCTGAAGACCGTGGACGAACCGGGCTTCTGGGAGACCGCCGGCTACCACGACTACGGTGACCCGTGGCGCGAGCAGCGGTACCAGGGCGACTGA
- a CDS encoding ferredoxin reductase produces MSAPLTWRVARLVERRWETPTAQTLVLEVPGWPGQRPGQHVDVRLTAADGYQAARSYSLAGQADGDRIELTVQKVPDGEVSPYLIGVWAEGDPVEVRGPVGGWFVWRTEESAPVLLIAGGSGVVPLMAMIRARRAAGNRAPFRLIYSVRTPADVFYAEELRRRARDDLGLDVAYVYTREAPEGWRGEPHRIGVADVNTHGWPPDLEPLCYVCGPTGFVETVADVLVGLGHQTRRVKTERFGPTG; encoded by the coding sequence GTGAGCGCGCCCCTGACCTGGCGGGTGGCCCGGCTCGTCGAGCGCCGGTGGGAGACGCCGACCGCGCAGACCCTCGTGCTGGAGGTGCCGGGCTGGCCAGGACAGCGGCCCGGGCAGCACGTCGACGTCCGGCTGACCGCCGCGGACGGCTACCAGGCCGCCCGGTCGTACTCCCTCGCCGGGCAGGCCGACGGCGACCGGATCGAGCTGACCGTGCAGAAGGTGCCCGACGGCGAGGTGTCGCCGTACCTGATCGGCGTCTGGGCCGAGGGCGACCCGGTGGAGGTACGCGGCCCGGTCGGCGGCTGGTTCGTCTGGCGTACCGAGGAGAGCGCCCCGGTGCTGCTGATCGCCGGCGGTTCGGGCGTGGTGCCGCTGATGGCGATGATCCGGGCGCGGCGGGCGGCGGGCAACCGCGCTCCGTTCCGGCTGATCTACTCCGTCCGCACCCCGGCCGACGTCTTCTACGCCGAGGAGCTGCGCCGCCGCGCCCGGGACGACCTCGGCCTGGACGTGGCGTACGTCTACACGCGGGAGGCGCCCGAGGGGTGGCGGGGCGAGCCGCACCGGATCGGCGTGGCCGACGTGAACACCCACGGGTGGCCGCCCGACCTGGAGCCGCTCTGCTACGTCTGCGGACCGACCGGTTTCGTGGAGACAGTGGCGGACGTGCTGGTCGGGCTGGGCCACCAGACCCGACGGGTGAAGACCGAACGCTTCGGCCCGACCGGCTGA
- a CDS encoding DUF6510 family protein, with protein MADMSYLDGNMLDGPLRELFAVDLSAATARCDNCGTAGPMAGLHVFSHAPGLVARCPACTEVMLRLVRSSDRAWLDLRGATFLEVPMPLDQPHPGPL; from the coding sequence ATGGCAGACATGTCCTACCTGGACGGCAACATGCTCGACGGACCGCTTCGTGAGCTGTTCGCCGTGGACCTGAGCGCGGCGACCGCGCGGTGCGACAACTGCGGGACGGCGGGTCCGATGGCGGGGCTGCACGTCTTCTCGCACGCCCCCGGGCTGGTGGCCCGCTGTCCAGCCTGCACCGAGGTGATGCTGCGGCTGGTCCGCTCGTCGGACCGGGCCTGGCTGGACCTGCGCGGCGCCACCTTCCTCGAGGTCCCGATGCCGCTCGACCAGCCCCACCCGGGCCCCCTCTGA